The segment ACCAAGGCTGACCTTCGCGGGCAAGTCAGCCACGCTGAGCCGCTTGACGGCCAAGGGTATCTTCGGCCCGGACACGGCGCGGGCGAACACGAACACGCTGTCTTGCTGATCGACCTTGGTCTTGAGCTCCGGCGCAAGGTCTACCTGCACCTGCAATGTGACCGCTTGCTGGGCAACCGCCGGTGGCACAGCTGGCGCCGCGTCCCCCAGCTCCTGTCGCGCACGAGCGATCCCGCCCTGTATGGCCTCGCGCGATGGGTCCTGCTCAGGCAGCGTCGCCACCAGGCGCTCCCAGTAGCCGATGGCGTCGGCGTAGCGCTTCTCCTCGAATGCGGCGATACCGAGCAAGCCGAGGGTCGTAACCTCCTGCGGATCGCCTTTGAGCGCCTCGTCGGTCAAAGCCTGGAGTTCCTCGCTCCACTGACGGTCATTGGCGAAGTAACGCGCCTGAGCCAACTGTCCAAGCAGCTCAGGCTGCCGCCCCGCCAGTGCGATCACCCGCTCGAATGCCTTGGCCGAGTCGGCAGGGCGCTCCTGACTCATGTAGGCGCGCCCGAGGAAGTACCACCCCTCGGCCGAATCCGGCTGGGCTTCGACGGCCTGCTCGAGACGCACGACCATCTCCTCCATCGAACGAGGTTGCTCGGAGAACTGGCGAGCCAGCAGCACCTTGTCACTGGCGCCCCAATGCAGATACAGACCGAAGCCCAGCAAGGGCACCAGAAACGCCAGGATCAGCGGCACCGCGCGTCCAAGGCGACCGCTACGCTGTGGCTCAGCCCCTTCGGTATCGCTCAGCAACTCGCGCGCAGCATCGGCCTTGCCTGCCTCGTACTGCGCCTCGGTAAGCGTACCTGCCGCGAACTGCGCGGACAGTTCGTCCAGGCGCTCCTGATAGAGCGCGACGTTCAGTGCAGTACGGTCTTCTTCGGCCTGCGCCTTGCGGCCACGCATGATCGGCAGCAACAGAATGGCAAGGGCCGCCAGCAGCAACAGGCCGGCAGCGATCCAGAAATCGGTCATGGCTCTTTCTTGTCCAGCAGGGAGGCCAGGCGCTGGCGCTCGGCTTCGGTGAGAGTTTGGGCCGCAGGCGTGCTGTCCACGCGACGGCGGCGCACGATGATGAACGCCAGCACGCCAAGCCCGAGGGTCAGCAGCGCGGCGGGCCCGTACCAGAGCAGCAGCGTGGTTTTGGTTACCGGCGGCCGATAGCGAACGAAGTCACCGTAGCGGGCAACCAGATAATCAATGATCTGGTCGTTGCTCTGGCCCTCCTCCAGCATGCGAAAGATCTCCTTGCGAAGATCCATTGCAATCGGCGCGTTTGAGTCGGCGATGTTCTGGTTCTGGCACTTGGGGCAGCGCAGCTCTTCGGTGAGCGTCCGGTAGCGCTCACGTTCGGCTTCATCACGAAACTCGTAAGTATCGATTGCACCATAGGCCACGAGACTGATGAGCAAGCCGACGAACACGGCGAGGAGCGAGCGCATCATTTTTCGTCCACCAGCGCCTGGTAAAGCGGCGCAAGCTGCTCACGCCAGACGCGCTCGTCAATCACGCCAACGAACTTGTGGCGAATGACGCCCTGCTTGTCGATCAGGAACGTCTCGGGCGCGCCGTAGACACCCAGATCGAGCCCGAGCGAGCCCTGCTCATCACGGATGTCGAGCTGGTAAGGATTGTGAAACTCGCGCAGCCACTTGCGCGCAGCGGCATTGTCGTCCTTGTAATTGACGCCGTAGATCACCACGCCCTGCTCTGCCAGCGCGTTCAGCACAGGGTGCTCGACCTTGCACGACACGCACCAGGTCGCCCATACGTTGAGCAGCGCCGGCTTGCCCTTGAGATCATCCTGCGTGAGCAGCTGTTGCTCGTCGGTCACAGAAGGCAGCGAGAAAGCAGGCACCGGCTTGCCGATGAGGGCCGACGGCAATTCGGACGGATCGAGGAACAGCCCCCGGTAGAGGAACACCGCTACCACCAGGAATATCACCAGCGGTAGCAACAACAGCAGTCTTCTCACATCAGGCTCCTTGTCCTGCCAGCCCCAGCGCTTCACGCACCCGGGTCTTGACCTTCACTCGATAACGCCGGTCGCTCGCCGCCAGCACGCCGCCGAATGCCATCATCAGACCGCCGAGCCAGATCCAGCGTACGAAGGGCTTGATGTGCACGCGCACCGCCCAGGCACCATCGCCCAGTGGCTCACCGAGCGCCACGTAGAGATCGCGGGTAAATCCAGGGTCGATACCTGCTTCGGTCATCGGCATCTGCTGCACCGTGTAAAGCCGCTTTTCCGGATGCAACGTCGCGATCTGGCGCTCGCCATCGAACACGCGGACCGTAGCCCGATCGGAAGTAAAGTTCGGCCCTTCGTGGTGCTCGGCACCGTCGAAGACGAAATGGTAGCCACCCAGCTCGAGCGACTCGCCAGGCGCCAGACGCAGGTCCCGCTCCGCGCTCTGATGGCTGGTCAGCACCACGCCAATCGCGCAGACCGCAAGGCCCAGGTGCGCCAGGTGCATGCCCCAGTAGCTCGGGCTTAGGCCGCGTGCGCCTTTGACCAGTCCCTTGTGACGAGTCTTGTCGAGCAGGTCGCGCACTGCAGCCAGGACGACCCAGGCCGCCAGCAGACAGACCGCCAGCACAGCGAAATTGAAGTCACCGAAGACCAGCGAACCAAGGCCTCCAAGCACCACGGCCGCGATCAGCACCGGACCGAGCATGCCCAGCAGCCATTTCAGCGGCGTATCCTTCCAGCGCACCAGCACGCCAACACCGAGCGTCAGCATCAGTGCCGCCATCAAGGGCACGAACATGGCATTGAAATAGGGTGGCCCGACCGACAGCTTGGCACCGGAAATGGCGTCCAGCAGCAGCGGGTAAAGCGTGCCGAGCAGAATCATCGCAGTGGCCACGACCAGCAGCAGGTTGTTCACTAGCAACAGGGTTTCTCGCGACCAGAGCCCGAAGCCAACCTGACTCTTGACCACCGGCGCGCGCAGCGCGAACAGGGTCAGCGAGCTGCCGACCACGAGCAGCAGGAATACCAGGACGAACACACCGCGCTCCGGATCGGTGGCGAACGCGTGCACCGAGGTCAGCACGCCGGAACGGACCAGGAAGGTGCCCAGCAGGCTGAGGGAGAACGCGGCGATGGCGAGCAGGACCGTCCAGCTCTTGAACACTCCGCGCTTCTCGGTCACTGCCAGCGAGTGGATCAGCGCGGTACCGACCAGCCAGGGCATGAAGGAGGCATTTTCCACCGGATCCCAGAACCACCAGCCGCCCCAGCCGAGTTCATAGTAGGCCCACCACGAACCGAGCGAGATGCCGACACCGAGGAAGGCCCAGGCCACCAGCGTCCAGGGACGCGACCAGCGCGCCCAGGCGGCATCGAGGCGGCCGCCCAGCAAAGCGGCGATGGCAAAGGCAAAGGCCACCGAAAAGCCGACGTAACCCATGTAGAGCATCGGCGGGTGCACGATCAGGCCGAAATCCTGCAGCAGCGGATTGAGATCGCGCCCATCGCCCGGCGCCTGCGGCAACAGGCGGGTAAACGGGTTGGAGGTGACGATGAGAAACAGCAGGAAGCCGACGCTGATCAACCCCATTACGCCGAGCACGCGCGCCAGCATGTCCTCCGGCAATTGCCGCGAAAAGACCGCCACGGCAAAGGTCCAGCCGGACAGAATGAACGCCCAGAGCAGCAGCGAACCCTCGTGCGCCCCCCACACCGCACTGAACTTGTAATACCAGGGCAATGCGCTGTTGGAGTTCTGCGCCACGTAGGCGACTGAGAAGTCGTCGACCATGAACGCATAGCTCAGGCAAACGAAGGCGAAGGCGAGGAAAACGAACTGGCCATAGGCCGCCGGCTGCCCCAGCCCCATCCACATACGGTCGCCACGCCAAGCGCCGATCAGCGGCAGAGTCGCCTGCACGGCCGCCAGGCACAAGGCAAGGATCATGGCCAGATGGCCGAGCTCCGGAATCATTTCTGATACTCCTGCTTGCCGCCTTCGTAGTGTTTCATCATGCCGCTCTTTTCCAGGGCCTGACTGACCTCCGGCGGCATGTAGTTTTCATCGTGCTTGGCCAGCACCTCATCGGCGACCAACACGCCCTCCTCGTTCACCCGTCCGAGCGCGACGATGCCCTGACCTTCACGGAACAGGTCAGGAAGGATGCCCTGATAGCGGATGGTCACCGTGGCGGCGCCATCGGTTACGCGAAAGGCCACGCTCAACGAATCATTGCTGCGCTGTACCGACCCGTTCTCGACCAGGCCGCCTGCTCGAATACGCGTTCCCTGCGGCGCCTCGCCGGCCGCGATCTGGCTTGGCGTGTAGAACAGGTTGATGTTCTGCTGCAGCGCCGACAAGGCCAGGGCCACCGCGATGCCCACCCCGGCCAGGATCGCCAGGACGATGAACAGCCGCTTTTTGCGCACCGGATTCACTTCACTTCCTCCCGGCGCAAACGGCGCGCCTCTTCTTGCAGGTGACGCCGACGCGCCAGCAGCGGCAGCGCGACGTTGAGCAGCAGGACCGCCAGGCTGATGCCGTAGGATGTCCAGACATAGACGCCATGGTTGCCCATGGCGACGAATTCGGCGAAGGATGAAAAATTCACGCGTCTTTCCCCACCAGCGTTCTGATCTCGGACTTCACCCAGCTGCTGCGCGACTCGCGTCGCAGCACTTCCAGACGCATGCGCATCAACAGCACCGTGGCGAAGAAGCAGTAGAAGCCGATCACCATGATCAGCAGCGGCAGCCACATTTCCACGGGCATCGCCGGCTTTTCGGTGATCTTGAACGTCGCCGGCTGGTGCAGTGTGTTCCACCACTCGACCGAATACTTGATGATCGGGATATTCACCACGCCGACGATCGCCAGGACCGCGCAGGCCTTCGCCGCACTGTCACGGTTGCTGATCGCCTGACCGAGCGCAATGACACCGAAGTACAGGAACAGAAGGATGAGCATGGAGGTCAGCCGAGCATCCCAGACCCACCAGGCGCCCCAGGTCGGCTTGCCCCACACCGCGCCGGTGAGCAAGGCGATGAAGGTCATCCAGGCGCCGATCGGCGCAGCCTGCTGCAGGGCGACATCGGCGAGTTTCATTTTCCAGATCAGCCCGACCGCACCCGCCACGGCGAGCATTACGTAGACCGACTGGGCGAGAAACGCGGCGGGCACATGGATGTAGATGATCCGAAAGCTGTTGCCCTGCTGGTAGTCCTGCGGCGCGAAGGCCAAGGCCCAAACGGTACCAACGACGATCAGAACCCCGGCTGCCCAGGCGAACCAGGGCAACCAGCGGCCACTGATTTCGTAGAACCATTTGGGCGAACCCAGCTTGTGAAACCACGTCCAATTCATCGCAAGACTCATCGCTAGGGGAGGCTCTCAGGGCCTCCGACTGTCGGAAAACCTCATTCGCCGACGCTGATTCTCAGGCCAGCGGCGATTGCAAAGGGGGTCAGAGTAACCGCCAGGGCGGTCAGGCTGGCCAGCCACAACAGATGACCGGCCGCCGGCAATCCCTGCAGCGCCGCCTGGAGTGCCCCGCTGCCAAGAATCAGTACCGGGATATACAGCGGCAGAATCAGCAAGGCCAGCAACAGGCCGCCCCGCTTGAGACCGACGGTCAGTGCCGCACCAACCGCGCCGAGCAGGCTGAGAATGGGCGTTCCCAGCAGCAACGACAGCAGGAGCACCGGCAGGGTGCGAAGCGGCAGGCCCAGCATCATGCCGAGCAGCGGCGCCAGTAAAACCAGCGCCAGACCGGAAAAGACCCAGTGTGCCAGCACCTTGGCAAGCACCAGAAGCGGCAGAGGGTGCGGCGAAACGACCCACTGCTCCAGAGAGCCATCCTCGAAATCGCTACGGAACAGCCCGTCCAGCGAGAGCAGCACGGCCAGCAATGCCGCTACCCAGACCAGGCCCGGCGAAATGCTCTGCAACAGTTGCGACTCCGGGCCGACAGCCAGAGGGAACAGCGCGATGACGATGGCGAAGAACACCAAGGGGTTGGCCAGCTCTGCCGGCCGACGGAACAACAGGCGGCTTTCGCGTGCCAGCAGTAGCGTGAAGACGTTACTCATGCCGCGCGCTGCCCCAGGTCGAGTTCACGGTAGCCGGAGGGCGTCTGCGCCAGGCTGTGATGGGTGGTCAGCACCACCAGTCCGCCCGCCTCGCAGTGCTGGGTCAGGTGCGCCTCGAGCTGGGCGACCCCGAGCTTGTCCAGCGCGGTAAAGGGCTCGTCGAGGACCCACAAGGGCGGCGGCGCGAGATAGAGTCGGGCCAGCGCGACTCGACGCTGCTGGCCGGCCGACAAGGTATGACAGGGCACATCTTCGAAACCACGCAGTCCGACGTTGGCCAGCGCCTGCCAGATGGCCTCTCGCTCGGCGGGCTGATGCAGCGCACAGAGCCAGCTGAGGTTTTCTTCTGCGGTGAGCAGCCCCTTGATACCGGCTGCGTGCCCGATCCACAGGAGGTTGCGCGCCAGCTCGCCCCGTTGGGCCTGTAACGGCGCGCCCTTGAGCAGCACCTCGCCGGCAGTCGGTTGCATCAGACCGCAGAGCAAGCGCAACAGGCTGGTCTTGCCACTGCCGTTGGGCCCGGCAATCTGCAGCATGTCGCCACGATCCAGGCGGAGATCCAGCCGCTCGAACAACAGACGCCAGTCCCGCTCGCAGGCGAGCGCCACGGCTTCGAGAAAGGGTGTTGTCACGCTGGCGGCACCTCAAGATGGAAAAAGCTCAGCCGCTATACTCTGGCGGCTGGCCGGGCGGTCGCGATTATACATGCCAGGCTCTCGTGCCGAAGGCAGCGAACGCGAAAGGTTGTAAGCGCATTTGAGGGGAAGATGACCGAGATCAAGAGCGTCCAGGCCATGCCGCCGGCAGCTGCCGTGCGCAACAGCACGGCAGCCGTGGATCTCGCCTTGCGCCTGCTACAGCCCATGCAAGGTCTGCTCGGTCCTGGCGAGACCGCTGAGGCCGAGGTCGTATCGATCAAGGAAGCGCTGCAGAGCTTTCAGCTGGTACTGCGCCTGACACAGGAGAACGGTCGGCAGACCACGCTTGAGGCTACCAGCACCAAGCCCGTCCTGCCCGGCGCGACCTACGCAGTCGCGGCGCTCTCCGACAGCCGACTCATGGCACAACTGCAACCTGGGCGCAGCCAGCCGCTGCAGAGTATTGACCTCTCGCTGCTGCCGGTCGGCACGGTCATTCAGGGCAAGGTCGTCGGCAGCGCCCAGCTGACCGATGCCAGTGGTCGTCCCAGCTTTCAGATTGCGTTCAAGCTGCTCGACACCCCGCTGTCCGGGCAGACGATGCTGATCGAGTCCAGCCGCCCGCTGGCGCTGGGCAGCCTGATGACCGCTCAGGTTCAGGGCGGGCAGGCGCTGAACTTCATTCCGCTCGGCGGCCTGCTTGACCAGTTGCAGCTATCCCAGCACCTCGCGGCGCAGCAAGGTCGACAGGCTTCGCTCGAAGGGGTTTTCCATGCCCTGCAGGGCATGGGCAACAACCTGCCGGAAAATTTGCGCAGCACGGTGTCGCAGTTGCTCGGGCTCGTGCCCGATGTCGAACAGCTCGGCGACCCGAAAACCCTCGCCCAGACATTGAGCGCGAGCGGCGTCTTCCTCGAGGCGCGCCTGCTCGCCGGACTCACAGGTAGCGCCCCGGCCGATGTCAAGGCACTGCTGCTCCGGCTGCTGGCGCAGCTGCCAACCCAGCCAACCAGCACGCCGCAGCTGGCGGCGCAATCAGGCGCCGGCTTCGGTCAGGCGTTGCCCGCCTTCGCGCGTCAGGCGCTCGGCGCCCTCGGCCAGGCCAACACCCAGCAACTGGCCCTCAATTTCCCCTTGGGCGCCAGGCTCCCGGCCGGCATGGAAGAAGAAGCCGACCTGGAAATGCTTCTCAAACTGGCCGCCGCCGCCGTTTCGCGTCTGCAGACCCACCAGCTCTCGAGCCTGGCGCAAACGCACGTCACCCCGGACGGCAGCCAGTTGACCACCTGGCAACTGGAGTTGCCCATGCGCGATCGCCAGGACGTCGTGCCGCTGCAGATCAAGCTACAACGTGAGGCGCCAGCGCGCGAAAACAGCAAGGAGCAGCCTGAGCCCTTGTGGCGTGTGGAACTGGCATTTGATCTCGCGCCGCTGGGCCCGCTGCAGGTCCAGGCTCAACTCCAGCGCGGCTGCCTGTCCAGCCAGCTCTGGGCGGAACGGGCGAGCACCGCAAGCCTGGTCAGCGCCGAGCTCGAACACTTGCGCGAACGCCTGCTGTCAGCGGGCCTGCAAGTCGGCCAGCTCGACTGCCGCCAAGGTACGCCGCCCCAAGGCCCACGCACTTCGCTGGAGCAACGCTTCGTGGACGAAACCGCATGACCACCTCCCCGCCCCGCCAGGCCATCGCCCTTAACTACGATGGCCAGAACACCCCGACGCTAACCGCCAAGGGTGACGACGAGTTGGCAGAGGCCATTCTCGCGCTGGCGCGCGAACATGAGGTTCCCATCTACGAAAATGCTGACCTGGTGCGCCTGCTGGCGCGCATGGAACTGGGGGACGCGATCCCCGAGTCGCTTTATCGCACCATCGCCGAAATCATCGCGTTCGCCTGGTACCTCAAGGGCAAGTGCCCTGCCGGGTTCGAACCCAATCCTGGCGAGCCGGCAGCGCCTCAGCGTCCTATGCTCACGGGCCCAAAGCACTGAAGTAGGTCAGTTCCTCTGCCCCACTGGCCTGCGGCAGGTCGGCCAGTTGCCAGGCGAAATAGCCTTCGCGGAAGTAGAACACCTGCTCGTAGCCCCAGGCGACCGCCATCTGCGCTGCCAGCGCACCGCTGGGGCAGACTTCGCTGTCGCAATAGACAACGAGCGGCGCATGGCGCGGCAGGTCTGCCGAGGCAAGGCTTTGGAAACGGGTCGCCAGATCCAGATGCAGGGCCCCCTGAATGTGTCCCCAGGCCCACTCACGCTCCGGCCGCACGTCGACGAAGATTGCGCCCAGCTCGTGCAGCTGCCTGGCCTGGGCGATATTCACGGTCAGCGCACCGGCCACCGAATCCGGCGCCTCGCCGGCCTGGACGCCAGCCGGTACCAGCACGAAGAACAGCATCAGAATACGCAGCATCGCTCCTCCTCCCTGTTGATCAGGGGGCAGCGGACCAAGGGTCGATATGCGTTGGAGGGTGACGCAGCAGCCACGGTTCCGCACTACGGGGAATCCGATGGCTCAGGGCTTTTGTCGGGCCTTGTGCAGCTTGCTCATGAGTTCGGCTTCGGACTGCGACAGCCCGCAGGATTGCGTCAGATCATCGACGCTGGCGCCCATGCCAACCAGCTTGGCGGCCTGGGAGAAGGAAAAATTGTTCGGGTCACGCTGCTCGAGCTGGACCATCCGCTCGGGCAGCGGCGACACCACACGATTGAGTTCATCGAGCCGCTCGCCCATGCGCATGCTGCCTTCGGCGAATACCTCCAGCTGCTGGGCGAGCTCCTTGATCCGTCGATCGCGGATCGCGTCGCGCTTGGCCTGCTCCTCCGCCTGGCGCCGCTGCTGCTTGAGCAGCCACAGGCAGAAGCCGAGCAAGCCCAGGCACCCCACCGCCAAGGCTACGACCGACGCGACCAGCGACAGGATCAGCATGTATCAGATGCTCTCAAGTTCCGCCCATTCTTCTTCGCTCATCATCTTGTCGAGTTCGACCAGAATCAGCAGTTCGCCGTTCTTGTTGCACACGCCCTGGATGAACTTGGCCGACTCGTCATTACCGACGTTCGGCGCCGTCTCGATCTCCGACTGCCGCAGGTAGACCACCTCGGCGACGCTATCGACCATGATGCCGATCACCTGGCGGTCGGCCTCGATGATGACGATACGAGTATTGTCGCTGACCGGGGCCGGCGCCAGGCCGAAGCGCTGACGGGTGTCGATCACGGTCACCACGTTGCCACGCAGGTTGATGATGCCCAGCACATAGCTCGGCGCACCGGGGACCGGCGCGATTTCGCTATAGCGCAGCACTTCCTGGACCTGCATCACGTTGATGCCATAGGTCTCGTTATCCAGACGGAACGTCACCCACTGCAGTACGGGATCTTCGGCACCCTGCGCGGAAGTCATCTTCATAGTCTCACCTTCTCCAGAACCGCAACGGCGGTCGTCTTATCGGGGGCGGGCAGTGCCCGCGGCAAATGGGTTACTCAGTGCCTTGCAGCTGAGGGACGCAACTGACGAATCGCGCCACTGGCGATCAGCTCGGCCAGCGCCGTCACGTCCATCAGTGCACACATGTGCTCGATCACCGTCCCGGCCAGCCACGGTCTTTGCGTACGCTGCGTGCGCCACTTGACCTCGCTCGGGTCGAGGCGAATGGAGCGGCTGACCTGATGCACTGCCAAGCCCCACTCGTAGCCCTGCACGGAAATGACGTATTGCAACCCTTCGCGGAAATCGTCTCGGTAGCGGTCGGGCATCACCCAGCGCGCCGTGTCGAGCACCTTGAGGTTGCCGGCCTGCGAGGGCAGGATGCCGAGGAACCAGTCGGGCTGGCCAAACAAGGGCGTCAGCTCCTGTCCTTCAAGCGGATAGATCGAGCCCAGGCAGACCAACGGTACGGCAAGGGTCAGTCCGGCGACGTCGAACAGCAGGCACTCGAAGGGCTCCCGCGCCCAGTCTGGCTGACCATCGAGCGCTGGCCCGGCGGGCTCCGCGGGTTCTGGTTCGGGCTGCACCAGTGGCACCACCGGTGCGACGACAACCTCCTCCACCACCCGCAAATGCACCGGCTCGACGGGGGCCGGGGCTACAGGCGGCTGCGCAGCGGGCGGCACGGTCTGCTGACGCTGGTGGTCGCGCTGCTGCTCTTCGAGCACCGCCGCCTGGAACTCGTCAAGGGTGACCGAGGCCAGCGGAGCCTGCTCGAGTTCCTGCGTCGCATCCTGCAACAGCGCGTCGAGATAGGACTGCAGGGCCAGCTGGGAGCGCGTTTCGGCTATGACGGGGCGACTCATCGAATCAGTCCGCTATGGAATTCGTTACAGGCTATCGGCCGCTGGCGCGGCGAACTTGAGCGAGGCGCATGGCAGTTCGTCGACACGTCAGGCCACCTGCGGCGACGCCTGGCGCGCCAGCAGATGCTTGAGCAGCGCCTTGTAGGCGAGTACGGCCCGGCTGCCGGGATCGAACTGCGAAGGCGTGACGCCGGCACGGCTGGCATCACGCAGGCGGGTATCGACCGGAATGAATGCCGGCCACAGATTCTCTTCGTAGCCCGCCCGCAGCACCTTGAGCGTATTCATCGACGCCTGCGTCCGGCGATCGAAGAGTGTCGGAACGATGACGTAGGGCAGCGGCTGGCGCCGCGAACGATTGATCATCGCCAGCGTGCCGACCATCCGCTCCAGGCCCTTCATGGCGAGAAATTCGGTCTGTACCGGAATGATCAGCTGCTGGCTAGCGGCGAGCGCGTTGACCATCAGCACGC is part of the Stutzerimonas balearica DSM 6083 genome and harbors:
- a CDS encoding CheW domain-containing protein is translated as MSRPVIAETRSQLALQSYLDALLQDATQELEQAPLASVTLDEFQAAVLEEQQRDHQRQQTVPPAAQPPVAPAPVEPVHLRVVEEVVVAPVVPLVQPEPEPAEPAGPALDGQPDWAREPFECLLFDVAGLTLAVPLVCLGSIYPLEGQELTPLFGQPDWFLGILPSQAGNLKVLDTARWVMPDRYRDDFREGLQYVISVQGYEWGLAVHQVSRSIRLDPSEVKWRTQRTQRPWLAGTVIEHMCALMDVTALAELIASGAIRQLRPSAARH